The following proteins come from a genomic window of Musa acuminata AAA Group cultivar baxijiao chromosome BXJ1-7, Cavendish_Baxijiao_AAA, whole genome shotgun sequence:
- the LOC103991778 gene encoding protein neprosin-like → MVNGVIERMLLLAVVFFAEEVVDGKSSTLLTEKELLVEAKLNVINKPAVKSIQSEDGDIIDCVDVYKQPAFDHPQLKRHTIQMRPSDEHFGRRDVASSRSSVRMPAQVWQRSGSCPSGTVPVLRVQEHHLLNAPSITNYGRKPWKGITKHEVRVANQTVAAGVEGLHAFGVLVGSGFNYIGAKASINIWNPYMESDDEFTSGQIWLTNGEYNNSDSIEVGWMVNPSVFGDRRSRFFVYWTADSEKTTGCFNLLCAGFVQTSSEIALGGSFSAVSTYDGPQYEFSVNVWRDLDNGRWWLMYGDNVTVGYWPASLFRGLTKTATLVVFGGDVYSPRMKQSPHTATAMGSGSFSSEHFGRAAFIGKPRIKDYSGEYKYPYPFGTLSTQTSCYSAENYADILWTEPLFYYGGPGRSNPYCQ, encoded by the exons ATGGTGAATGGGGTAATCGAAAGGATGCTTTTGTTAGCAGTCGTCTTCTTTGCTGAAGAAGTGGTGGATGGGAAATCAAGCACTCTGTTGACCGAGAAGGAATTACTCGTAGAGGCGAAGTTAAATGTAATCAACAAGCCTGCAGTGAAGAGCATTCAG AGCGAAGATGGCGACATAATCGACTGCGTTGATGTCTACAAGCAGCCAGCTTTCGATCACCCCCAACTCAAACGCCATACGATTCAG ATGAGGCCCAGCGATGAGCATTTTGGCAGAAGAGATGTGGCTTCTTCTCGGTCCTCTGTGCGTATGCCTGCCCAAGTGTGGCAAAGGAGCGGAAGCTGTCCCAGTGGAACAGTACCTGTCCTCCGCGTCCAAGAACATCACTTGCTGAATGCTCCTTCCATTACAAACTACGGAAGGAAGCCatggaaaggcatcaccaagcacGAGGTTCGCGTGGCGAATCAAACAGTTGCTGCAGGCGTCGAAGGCTTGCATGCA TTCGGAGTGCTCGTTGGCAGTGGATTCAACTACATCGGTGCCAAAGCAAGCATCAACATCTGGAATCCCTACATGGAAAGCGACGACGAATTCACGAGCGGCCAGATTTGGCTTACGAATGGGGAGTACAACAATTCAGACTCCATCGAGGTCGGATGGATG GTAAATCCAAGTGTTTTTGGTGATAGGAGATCGAGGTTTTTCGTGTACTGGACG GCTGACTCGGAAAAGACGACGGGCTGCTTCAATCTCCTTTGTGCAGGCTTCGTGCAGACGAGCAGCGAGATAGCGCTCGGTGGTTCGTTTTCCGCCGTATCTACGTACGACGGACCACAGTACGAATTTTCTGTCAACGTGTGGAGG GACTTGGACAATGGGAGATGGTGGTTGATGTACGGCGACAACGTCACCGTCGGATACTGGCCGGCTTCTCTCTTCAGAGGGCTGACCAAGACAGCCACGCTGGTGGTGTTTGGAGGCGACGTGTACAGTCCGAGGATGAAGCAGTCGCCCCACACGGCCACGGCCATGGGTTCCGGCAGTTTCTCCTCGGAGCACTTCGGCCGCGCCGCCTTCATCGGTAAGCCGCGGATCAAGGACTACTCGGGAGAGTACAAGTATCCCTATCCCTTTGGGACGTTGAGCACCCAAACCAGCTGCTACAGTGCTGAGAACTACGCGGACATCTTGTGGACGGAGCCCCTCTTCTACTATGGCGGGCCTGGCAGGAGTAATCCGTACTGCCAATAG
- the LOC135678524 gene encoding protein ALWAYS EARLY 2-like isoform X2 — MGPSKKKCQVSSKCFPELSEERPCKNKINAVKNKIRKRNLSDMLGSQWSKVEVVQFFEAYHKYGKDWKKVAATLPNKSSDAVEALYNMNKAYLSLPEGSTNATGLIAMMIDHYNILEGGDSDQENYRFLRTYTRPQKHGRVSQIVLPKGSKGLVSLQKQSIPSSSGCMPSLRKIHFADTLGGGKIRCVGKRTPRFPVAFLSENIIRDNLTSSNKQCSKSKAEVFADEGMHLAALALIEASQIFGSPLGSQSRDRVNEQIGSPPVLSGDSKMANIDIVSAGVDGCFLEGKLASKEGCVAVINRDTRLQDTDISSAVPMEYKMQKLQTKRSKGQINMNYQAEKVTCIDTEGVNVRNITCKIDAEDREAKCAFSSQGRKKKLRKELSSDERNALDALLDLGNLTPDLFHTSASEAELRSHESNWQKVRKDRDHISNIEVHCVTQKAKNGSNIPPQQDYLSEANQRSCPTTISKPHKGKGKFLGEEIQKCGTGDKSHLTELQKNGVSIEDMEKSFASQPIQLSEQGKLSHKLEISLLNRKIGGTTEDKTISTKCLAADNLSMHNGTRTRCKLNLKKEMAQKQLMSSCGVGDECQNNHSHFMNMKGTLANCLSSQLFRRWCTFEWFYSAIDYPWFAKNDYVEYLNHARLSHIPRFRRAEWSIIRRSLGKARRFSNKFLSEERMKVEQYRESVRTHYTELLAGTTKGLSRDLAIPLSVGQHVIACHPKTREIHDGTILSVGRSSYRVQFDRPELGVEFVMDIDCMPLGPWKNMSDDLERQNVPSQLCKSLIVKKTDDFIQQKTNDIPNIASNEIVEVAHMPHFKFSQSSPYKQAKEICSKQCPLSQMETREADTKALVELMRALKKKKALMTELSHMNEEVTRKQNDDSITNVEHLRMQLLLQLQEAGDQVGSAILELRQHNTFQGKLTSPWFRSTENSVLAGPCSNSESYVLEVVETSRQKAKTLVDQSVQAMFSVEGRKDALASTREVLYPSKNWSSGVDSDRLDTAYTHIPEVHKLATRDEKTSDSLGPANIQIPGLNLEISSDANLGRIPSELISTCVAALFMIEGCTRRQYPPAEVAEILELAVTSLQPCFSQNLPIYWEIQAYMRIIKSQMLALVPTPCIGLSTVSVQ, encoded by the exons ATGGGCCCTTCAAAGAAGAAATGTCAAGTTTCCAGCAAGTGCTTTCCTGAACTTAGTGAAGAAAGGCCTTGCAAAAATAAGATAAATGCagtcaaaaataaaataaga AAAAGGAACTTATCTGATATGCTAGGTTCCCAGTGGAGCAAAGTAGAGGTGGTACAATTTTTTGAGGCATATCATAAGTATGGGAAAGACTGGAAGAAG GTGGCGGCTACGTTACCCAATAAGTCATCAGATGCAGTGGAAGCCCTTTATAATATGAATAAG GCTTACTTATCTCTTCCAGAAGGGTCAACTAATGCAACTGgactaattgctatgatgattgatCATTACAATATTCTG GAAGGTGGTGACAGTGATCAAGAAAATTATCGATTTTTAAGAACATATACTAGGCCTCAAAAACATGGCCGTGTATCTCAGATTGTCCTGCCAAAAGGTTCTAAAGGGCTAGTTTCCTTGCAAAAGCAATCAATCCCATCAAGTTCTGGGTGCATGCCTTCGTTAAGGAAAATTCATTTTGCTG ATACTTTAGGTGGTGGCAAGATTCGTTGTGTTGGGAAAAGGACTCCTCGTTTTCCTGTAGCATTTTTGTCTGAGAACATTATTAGAGATAATTTAACTTCATCAAATAAACAATGTTCAAAATCGAAGGCAGAGGTGTTTGCCGATGAAGGAATGCATCTAGCAGCATTGGCATTGATTGAAGCTTCTCAGATTTTTGGGTCACCACTGGGTTCTCAAAGCAGAGACAGAGTAAACGAGCAAATTGGATCACCTCCTGTACTGAGTGGTGACTCAAAG ATGGCCAATATCGATATTGTAAGTGCTGGAGTTGATGGATGCTTCTTGGAAGGGAAGTTAGCTAGTAAAGAAGGATGTGTTGCTGTTATCAATAGAGATACTAGACTGCAGGATACTGATATCTCTTCTGCAGTCCCAATGGAATATAAGATGCAAAAGTTACAAACAAAGAGGTCAAAAGGTCAAATCAATATGAACTATCAAGCTGAAAAGGTGACTTGCATCGATACTGAAGGTGTTAATGTGAGAAATATTACATGTAAAATAGATGCAGAAGATAGGGAAGCAAAATGTGCATTTAGCTCGCAAGGTCGAAAGAAGAAGCTGCGTAAAGAACTTAGTTCAG ATGAAAGGAATGCTCTAGATGCTTTGCTGGATTTGGGTAACTTGACTCCGGATCTTTTCCATACTTCTGCTTCTGAAGCTG AGTTGAGAAGTCATGAGAGCAATTGGCAAAAGGTTAGAAAGGATAGAGATCACATATCCAATATTGAAGTTCATTGTGTTACACAGAAAGCTAAAAATGGAAGCAATATACCCCCTCAGCAAGATTATCTTTCAGAGGCAAATCAGAGAAGCTGCCCTACTACTATCAGCAAGCCACATAAAGGAAAAGGGAAATTCttgggagaagag ATTCAAAAATGTGGAACAGGAGATAAATCTCACCTGACAGAACTTCAGAAGAATGGG GTCTCAATTGAAGACATGGAAAAATCCTTTGCTAGTCAACCTATTCAGCTCTCTGAACAAGGAAAACTCAGCCATAAACTAGAGATTTCATTGTTAAATAGAAAAATTGGAGGAACAACAGAAGATAAAACTATATCAACTAAATGTTTAGCTGCAGACAATCTTAGTATGCATAATGGAACTAGGACCAGATGCAAGCTAAATCTGAAAAAAGAAATGGCTCAAAAACAGCTGATGTCTTCTTGTGGAGTTGGAGACGAATGTCAGAATAACCATTCACATTTTATGAATATGAAG GGAACACTTGCTAATTGCCTTTCATCTCAACTGTTCCGTAGATGGTGTACATTTGAGTGGTTTTACAGTGCAATTGATTATCCTTGGTTTGCCAAAAATGATTATGTGGAATACTTAAATCATGCAAGATTGAGCCATATACCAAGGTTTAGACGTGCAGAGTGGAGCATCATTCGGAG ATCTCTTGGCAAAGCACGTCGATTTTCTAATAAATTTTTATCAGAAGAAAGGATGAAAGTTGAACAATATCGTGAATCAGTTCGAACACATTATACTGAGCTGCTTGCTGGTACAACGAAAGGACTTTCAAGAGATTTAGCTATACCTTTGTCTGTTGGACAACATGTGATTGCTTGCCATCCTAAAACAAGAGAAATTCATGATGGAACTATACTAAGTGTTGGTCGAAGCAGTTACAGGGTTCAATTTGACAGACCTGAGCTAGGTGTTGAATTTGTGATG gATATTGACTGTATGCCTCTAGGTCCATGGAAGAATATGTCTGATGATCTTGAAAGACAAAATGTTCCAAGTCAGTTATGCAAAAGCCTTATTGTCAAAAAGACAGATGATTTTATTCAGCAGAAAACAAATGATATTCCAAACATTGCCTCAAATGAGATTGTGGAGGTTGCACATATGCCTCATTTTAAATTTTCACAAAGTTCACCGTACAAGCAGGCCAAG GAAATTTGCAGTAAACAGTGTCCATTGTCTCAGATGGAAACAAGGGAAGCTGACACTAAAGCTCTTGTTGAACTGATGCGTGCTCTGAAGAAAAAG AAAGCATTGATGACAGAACTGAGCCACATGAATGAGGAAGTAACTAGAAAGCAAAATGATGATTCAATCACAAATGTCGAGCACTTAAGGATGCAGTTACTTCTACAGCTACAAGAAGCCGGCGACCAG GTTGGTTCTGCCATACTTGAGTTGAGGCAACATAATACCTTTCAAGGAAAATTAACATCACCATGGTTTAGGTCAACTGAGAATTCAGTGCTTGCTGGACCTTGTAGTAACTCAGAATCTTATGTATTGGAAGTTGTTGAAACTTCAAGGCAGAAAGCAAAGACACTGGTGGATCAATCTGTGCAG GCTATGTTTTCTGTGGAAGGCAGGAAGGATGCTCTCGCTAGTACCAGAGAGGTTTTGTATCCTTCTAAAAATTGGTCTTCTGGAGTTGATTCTGACAGATTAGACACTGCATACACTCACATTCCAGAAGTACACAAATTAGCAACTAGGGATGAAAAAACTTCAGACAGTTTAGGGCCAGCAAATATTCAGATCCCAGGTCTAAACTTAGAGATCTCTTCTGATGCAAACCTAGGTCGAATTCCATCAGAGTTAATATCGACTTGTGTTGCTGCTCTTTTCATGATTGAG GGTTGTACCAGGAGACAGTACCCACCTGCTGAGGTAGCAGAGATACTGGAACTCGCAGTTACGAGTTTGCAGCCTTGCTTTTCTCAAAACTTACCAATCTACTGGGAAATACAGGCATACATGAGGATTATCAAGAGTCAAATGTTGGCACTCGTTCCTACCCCATGTATCGGTCTTTCAACGGTCTCTGTGCAATGA
- the LOC135678524 gene encoding protein ALWAYS EARLY 2-like isoform X1 — MHFAESGTSDDQMCHVSLPGMVFSLGSSAKKERVSMGPSKKKCQVSSKCFPELSEERPCKNKINAVKNKIRKRNLSDMLGSQWSKVEVVQFFEAYHKYGKDWKKVAATLPNKSSDAVEALYNMNKAYLSLPEGSTNATGLIAMMIDHYNILEGGDSDQENYRFLRTYTRPQKHGRVSQIVLPKGSKGLVSLQKQSIPSSSGCMPSLRKIHFADTLGGGKIRCVGKRTPRFPVAFLSENIIRDNLTSSNKQCSKSKAEVFADEGMHLAALALIEASQIFGSPLGSQSRDRVNEQIGSPPVLSGDSKMANIDIVSAGVDGCFLEGKLASKEGCVAVINRDTRLQDTDISSAVPMEYKMQKLQTKRSKGQINMNYQAEKVTCIDTEGVNVRNITCKIDAEDREAKCAFSSQGRKKKLRKELSSDERNALDALLDLGNLTPDLFHTSASEAELRSHESNWQKVRKDRDHISNIEVHCVTQKAKNGSNIPPQQDYLSEANQRSCPTTISKPHKGKGKFLGEEIQKCGTGDKSHLTELQKNGVSIEDMEKSFASQPIQLSEQGKLSHKLEISLLNRKIGGTTEDKTISTKCLAADNLSMHNGTRTRCKLNLKKEMAQKQLMSSCGVGDECQNNHSHFMNMKGTLANCLSSQLFRRWCTFEWFYSAIDYPWFAKNDYVEYLNHARLSHIPRFRRAEWSIIRRSLGKARRFSNKFLSEERMKVEQYRESVRTHYTELLAGTTKGLSRDLAIPLSVGQHVIACHPKTREIHDGTILSVGRSSYRVQFDRPELGVEFVMDIDCMPLGPWKNMSDDLERQNVPSQLCKSLIVKKTDDFIQQKTNDIPNIASNEIVEVAHMPHFKFSQSSPYKQAKEICSKQCPLSQMETREADTKALVELMRALKKKKALMTELSHMNEEVTRKQNDDSITNVEHLRMQLLLQLQEAGDQVGSAILELRQHNTFQGKLTSPWFRSTENSVLAGPCSNSESYVLEVVETSRQKAKTLVDQSVQAMFSVEGRKDALASTREVLYPSKNWSSGVDSDRLDTAYTHIPEVHKLATRDEKTSDSLGPANIQIPGLNLEISSDANLGRIPSELISTCVAALFMIEGCTRRQYPPAEVAEILELAVTSLQPCFSQNLPIYWEIQAYMRIIKSQMLALVPTPCIGLSTVSVQ; from the exons GTGTTTTCATTAGGTAGTTCAGCTAAGAAAGAAAGAGTTTCAATGGGCCCTTCAAAGAAGAAATGTCAAGTTTCCAGCAAGTGCTTTCCTGAACTTAGTGAAGAAAGGCCTTGCAAAAATAAGATAAATGCagtcaaaaataaaataaga AAAAGGAACTTATCTGATATGCTAGGTTCCCAGTGGAGCAAAGTAGAGGTGGTACAATTTTTTGAGGCATATCATAAGTATGGGAAAGACTGGAAGAAG GTGGCGGCTACGTTACCCAATAAGTCATCAGATGCAGTGGAAGCCCTTTATAATATGAATAAG GCTTACTTATCTCTTCCAGAAGGGTCAACTAATGCAACTGgactaattgctatgatgattgatCATTACAATATTCTG GAAGGTGGTGACAGTGATCAAGAAAATTATCGATTTTTAAGAACATATACTAGGCCTCAAAAACATGGCCGTGTATCTCAGATTGTCCTGCCAAAAGGTTCTAAAGGGCTAGTTTCCTTGCAAAAGCAATCAATCCCATCAAGTTCTGGGTGCATGCCTTCGTTAAGGAAAATTCATTTTGCTG ATACTTTAGGTGGTGGCAAGATTCGTTGTGTTGGGAAAAGGACTCCTCGTTTTCCTGTAGCATTTTTGTCTGAGAACATTATTAGAGATAATTTAACTTCATCAAATAAACAATGTTCAAAATCGAAGGCAGAGGTGTTTGCCGATGAAGGAATGCATCTAGCAGCATTGGCATTGATTGAAGCTTCTCAGATTTTTGGGTCACCACTGGGTTCTCAAAGCAGAGACAGAGTAAACGAGCAAATTGGATCACCTCCTGTACTGAGTGGTGACTCAAAG ATGGCCAATATCGATATTGTAAGTGCTGGAGTTGATGGATGCTTCTTGGAAGGGAAGTTAGCTAGTAAAGAAGGATGTGTTGCTGTTATCAATAGAGATACTAGACTGCAGGATACTGATATCTCTTCTGCAGTCCCAATGGAATATAAGATGCAAAAGTTACAAACAAAGAGGTCAAAAGGTCAAATCAATATGAACTATCAAGCTGAAAAGGTGACTTGCATCGATACTGAAGGTGTTAATGTGAGAAATATTACATGTAAAATAGATGCAGAAGATAGGGAAGCAAAATGTGCATTTAGCTCGCAAGGTCGAAAGAAGAAGCTGCGTAAAGAACTTAGTTCAG ATGAAAGGAATGCTCTAGATGCTTTGCTGGATTTGGGTAACTTGACTCCGGATCTTTTCCATACTTCTGCTTCTGAAGCTG AGTTGAGAAGTCATGAGAGCAATTGGCAAAAGGTTAGAAAGGATAGAGATCACATATCCAATATTGAAGTTCATTGTGTTACACAGAAAGCTAAAAATGGAAGCAATATACCCCCTCAGCAAGATTATCTTTCAGAGGCAAATCAGAGAAGCTGCCCTACTACTATCAGCAAGCCACATAAAGGAAAAGGGAAATTCttgggagaagag ATTCAAAAATGTGGAACAGGAGATAAATCTCACCTGACAGAACTTCAGAAGAATGGG GTCTCAATTGAAGACATGGAAAAATCCTTTGCTAGTCAACCTATTCAGCTCTCTGAACAAGGAAAACTCAGCCATAAACTAGAGATTTCATTGTTAAATAGAAAAATTGGAGGAACAACAGAAGATAAAACTATATCAACTAAATGTTTAGCTGCAGACAATCTTAGTATGCATAATGGAACTAGGACCAGATGCAAGCTAAATCTGAAAAAAGAAATGGCTCAAAAACAGCTGATGTCTTCTTGTGGAGTTGGAGACGAATGTCAGAATAACCATTCACATTTTATGAATATGAAG GGAACACTTGCTAATTGCCTTTCATCTCAACTGTTCCGTAGATGGTGTACATTTGAGTGGTTTTACAGTGCAATTGATTATCCTTGGTTTGCCAAAAATGATTATGTGGAATACTTAAATCATGCAAGATTGAGCCATATACCAAGGTTTAGACGTGCAGAGTGGAGCATCATTCGGAG ATCTCTTGGCAAAGCACGTCGATTTTCTAATAAATTTTTATCAGAAGAAAGGATGAAAGTTGAACAATATCGTGAATCAGTTCGAACACATTATACTGAGCTGCTTGCTGGTACAACGAAAGGACTTTCAAGAGATTTAGCTATACCTTTGTCTGTTGGACAACATGTGATTGCTTGCCATCCTAAAACAAGAGAAATTCATGATGGAACTATACTAAGTGTTGGTCGAAGCAGTTACAGGGTTCAATTTGACAGACCTGAGCTAGGTGTTGAATTTGTGATG gATATTGACTGTATGCCTCTAGGTCCATGGAAGAATATGTCTGATGATCTTGAAAGACAAAATGTTCCAAGTCAGTTATGCAAAAGCCTTATTGTCAAAAAGACAGATGATTTTATTCAGCAGAAAACAAATGATATTCCAAACATTGCCTCAAATGAGATTGTGGAGGTTGCACATATGCCTCATTTTAAATTTTCACAAAGTTCACCGTACAAGCAGGCCAAG GAAATTTGCAGTAAACAGTGTCCATTGTCTCAGATGGAAACAAGGGAAGCTGACACTAAAGCTCTTGTTGAACTGATGCGTGCTCTGAAGAAAAAG AAAGCATTGATGACAGAACTGAGCCACATGAATGAGGAAGTAACTAGAAAGCAAAATGATGATTCAATCACAAATGTCGAGCACTTAAGGATGCAGTTACTTCTACAGCTACAAGAAGCCGGCGACCAG GTTGGTTCTGCCATACTTGAGTTGAGGCAACATAATACCTTTCAAGGAAAATTAACATCACCATGGTTTAGGTCAACTGAGAATTCAGTGCTTGCTGGACCTTGTAGTAACTCAGAATCTTATGTATTGGAAGTTGTTGAAACTTCAAGGCAGAAAGCAAAGACACTGGTGGATCAATCTGTGCAG GCTATGTTTTCTGTGGAAGGCAGGAAGGATGCTCTCGCTAGTACCAGAGAGGTTTTGTATCCTTCTAAAAATTGGTCTTCTGGAGTTGATTCTGACAGATTAGACACTGCATACACTCACATTCCAGAAGTACACAAATTAGCAACTAGGGATGAAAAAACTTCAGACAGTTTAGGGCCAGCAAATATTCAGATCCCAGGTCTAAACTTAGAGATCTCTTCTGATGCAAACCTAGGTCGAATTCCATCAGAGTTAATATCGACTTGTGTTGCTGCTCTTTTCATGATTGAG GGTTGTACCAGGAGACAGTACCCACCTGCTGAGGTAGCAGAGATACTGGAACTCGCAGTTACGAGTTTGCAGCCTTGCTTTTCTCAAAACTTACCAATCTACTGGGAAATACAGGCATACATGAGGATTATCAAGAGTCAAATGTTGGCACTCGTTCCTACCCCATGTATCGGTCTTTCAACGGTCTCTGTGCAATGA